The following is a genomic window from Dermatophilaceae bacterium Soc4.6.
ATGATCCAGGGCGGCGACCCGCTCGGCCGGGGGACCGGCGGCCCGGGCTTCGCGTTCGACGACGAGCCCCACCCCGACAAGACCTTCACCGTCCCCTACCTGCTCGCCATGGCCAACGCCGGCAAGCGCGGCGGCAAGGGCACCAACGGCTCGCAGTTCTTCATCACCACCTCGACCCCGACCCACCTCCAGGGCAAGCACACCATCTTCGGTGAGGTGGCCGACGCCGAGAGCCGCGCGGTCGTCGACGCGATCGGCCAGGTGCCGACCGACCGCAGCGACAAGCCCCTCGACGACGTCGTCATCGAGCGCGTCACCGTCGAGAAGGACTGACCTCAACCCCCGCACCACCCTCTTCGGATGCCGTGGTGCCCCTGCCAGGTCAGGGGCACCACGGCATCTGCGCACCTGCGGGCACACCGGCGCCGCGCCGGACGTTTCCCTGAAGCACGCCCCGACCCCCGGACCGGAGACACCGTACCGATGAGCCAGCCCCCGTCGCCCGAGCAGACGACGATCCCGACGTCGGTGTGCCCGCGTCACCCCGACCGCGAGGCTTACGTGCGGTGCCAGCGGTGCGGCCGCCCTGCCTGCCCCGAGTGCCAGCGGCCCGCGGCGGTCGGCATCCAGTGCGTCGACTGCGTGCGCGAGGCGGCGCGCGCCACCCCGACCGTGGCGACCGTCTTCGGGGGCCGCGCGGGCAGCAACCCCGGAGTCGTCACCAAGGCGATCATCGGGATCTGCGTGGCGGTCTACGTGTTCCAGCTGACCGTGCCGTCAGTGACCAACGACTTCGCCTTCGTGCCCCGCCGCGCGGCCAGCGAGCCGTGGCGCTTCGTCACGTCGGCCTTCCTGCACAGCCCGACGAGCTTCCTGCACATCGCCTTCAACATGCTGTTGCTGTGGCAGGTCGGGCCCTACCTCGAGGGCCTGCTGGGGCGGGCGCGCTTCATCGCGCTCTATCTACTGAGCGCGGTCGGTGGCTCGGCCGGCTACCTCCTGCTCGCGTTCGTGCCCACCGCTGACGGGCTGCCATGGTGGGCGGCCTCGTGGTGGGGGGGCGCGGTCGGCGCGTCGGGTGCCGTCTTCGGCCTCTTCGCCGCGCTCCTGGTGCTCAACCGCCACCTCGGCCGCTCGACCGCGGGCATCGGCTTCACCATCGTCGCCAACGGTGTCCTCGGCTTTGTGGTGCCGGGCATCGCCTGGCAGGCCCACCTCGGTGGCCTGCTCACCGGGGCGGCCCTCGCCGCGGCGGTCACCGCGCTGCGGTCGCCCGCCCGGCGCCGACTCCAGTGGCCGGCCTTCGCTGTCGTGGCCGTTGTGCTGGTGGTGCTCAGCGTCGTCAAGATCGCGTCGGTGCCGGCCATCCCGAGCTGATGCGGGCACCATCGGCCATCACCCGTTCGCCCGACGGGCCATCGGCCGAACGTCTTACACGCGTGTCATTCTCCCCAGGCTGTGGAGATCCCTGTGGACAATCCCCTGTGGATGACGCTCAGCGCCATCGCATGGCCATGCTGAAGCCACCGATGAGCAGGGCGAAGCCGGCGACGAGGTTGTAGTAGCCGAACTTCGCAACCGGCCAGGCGCCCTGCGAGATGTAGAACGTCACGATCCACGCGAGCCCCAGGAGCAGGAGCGTCACCATGACCGGCACCCACCAGTCGGGGTTGGGGGCCGGGGCCTTGGTGGCCCGGGTGGGGGCGGGGGACGACGGCTTGGCGCGGCCTTTGGACTCGGGCACGGGACGTGCTCCTCGCGGTCTCATCGGTGGTGCGGGGCAGGTGGGCTGTTGGGGTTAGCGTAGTTGCTCGAAGGATCACACCAGCCACGAGGAGAGTCATTGGGTTCGTCGCCCTCGATCCGGTTGCCCCGTCGCACGGGCTGGGCCCTCGTCGTGCCCCTCGTGGCCCTTGCGGCCGGCCTGCTCTTCGCCACCAGCTTCCAGACCGCCCAGGGCACCGACCTGCGCTCGGCCGGTCGCAACCTGCCCGACCTCGTGCGCTCCGGCAACCGGGCGGTCGAGCTGAAGGAGGCGACCTCGGCCCAGCTGCAGGCGCAGGTCGACCAGCTGACCCGGGCCGCGTCGCCGGGCTCGGCGCAGGTGCGCCAGCTCACCCTGGCCGCCGACGCCGCGGGGTCGCGGGCCGGCACGCAGCCGGTGCACGGCCCGGCCCTCACGGTCAGCCTCGATGACGCGCACCGCAGAGCCGACACCCTGCCGAAGCCCTACGGGCCCGACGACATCGTCGTGCACCAGCAGGACGTGCAGGGGGTGGTCAACGCGCTGTGGCGCGGGGGCGCCGAGGCGATGACCATCCAGGGCCAGCGGGTGGTCGCGACCTCGGCCGTGCGCTGCGTCGGCAACACCCTGATCCTGCAGGGCCGCGTCTACTCCCCTCCCTACGTCGTGGCGGCGATCGGCCCGCTCGACGGCATGCGCGCAGCCCTCGGCGACGACCCGCAGGTGCAGATCCTGCGGGAGTGGGTGGCGGCGGTCGGCCTCGGCTACGTCGTCACCGACCAGCAGGACGCGACCTTCCCCGCCTACTCGGGCCTGGTGCAGCAGCAGCGGGCCAGGGTGACGTCGTCCCCCTGAGGCCACGGCCGACGGCGTCGTAGGCTTCGGCGGGTGACCCGCATCCTCGTCGTCGACAACTACGACAGCTTCGTCTTCACCATCGTCGGCTACCTGCAGCAGCTCGGCGCCGAGTGCGACGTCGTGCGCAACGACGCCTGCTCCCCCGCCGACGGGGCCGACTACGACGGCGTGCTCGTCTCGCCGGGCCCCGGCACCCCCGAGGAGGCCGGCGTCTCGATGGCCATGATCGAGGCCTGCGCCGGGCGGGCCCAGCCGATGCTCGGCGTGTGTCTCGGCCACCAGGCCCTCGGGGTGGTCATGGGCGCCACCGTCGGCCGGGCGCCGGAGCTGCTCCACGGCAAGACCTCGAAGGTGCACCACGACGGCACCGGGGTGCTCGAAGGCCTGGCCAGCCCCTTCACCGCCACCCGATACCACTCGCTGACCATCGACCCGCCGACCCTGCCCGCCACCCTGCTGGCCAACGGCCACACCGACTCCGGCCTCATCATGGCCGTGCGCCACGAGACCCTGCCCCTGCACGGGGTGCAGTTCCACCCCGAGAGCGTGCTCACGGTCGGCGGTCACCGCCTGCTCGCCGGCTGGCTGGCCATGTGCGGCTCGGACGAGGCCGTCGGCCGTTCTGTGGGGCTCAGCCCGCTGGTCCACGACGCCGAGGCGGTCGCGCGGCTCGTCGCCGGCTGAGGGGCAGGCGGGCGGACTGGCTGACGGGCACGGCGCGGCTCAGGGCTTGGGCTTCTTGGTGCGGGTCGTGGTCGGCGGCGTCGTGGTCGGCGTCGCCGTCCTGGGTGGCGTCGTCGGCGTGACGGTGACGGTCGTCGTCGACGGCGTCGGCGCCCGGCGCTTGGCGACGGTCAGGGCGACCTTCGTGCCGGTGTCGACGACCGAGCCGCTCGGGGGGGTCTGCGACAGCACCGTCCCCTCGAGCTGGTCGCTCTCGGCCGCGGTGATGGTCATGACGAGGCCGAATCCCGACAGGGTCGCCTGGGCGACGGAGAAGTGCTTGCCCGCGAGGTCGGGCACGACGACCTTGCCGGTGGCGATGTCGAGCGTGATGCCCTGGGTGCGGCTGACGACGGTGCCGACCGAGGGCTCGGTCGCGACGACCTTGCCCTTCGCCTGGTCGGGCAGGTCGACCGGCCGGACCGTGGTCACCCGCAGCCCCGCCGTCTGCAGCGCTGCCGTCGCCTCCTCCTGGGTCTTGCCCGCGACGTCGGGCACGCTCGCCTGACCCGGCCCGGTCGAGACGTCGAGCCGCACCGGTGAGCCCACCTCGACCTTCGTGCCGGCTGCCGGGCTCGACCCGATGACCTGCCCCGAGGCCACCGTCTCGTTGGTGACGTTGTTGACCTCGGGGGTCAGGTTGCGCGCGACCAGCAGCGACTGGGCGGCAGCCAGGCTCTGCCCGGTGACGGTGGGCACGGCCACCTGGTCGGGGGTCGCGTTCTGCTGGATGAGGGCACGGACGGCGAGCAGCGAGAGCAGCAGCGCGACGACACCGACCACGGTGAGCACCAGCGCGACCCCACCGCGACGCCGGCGTGGCCCAGGAGGCAGCTCGCGGCCGACGGTGGGCAGGCCTGAGGTGTCGAGCGAGCGGGGGTCGGCCGGGCCCTGCGCCGTGTCTGCGCCGAGGCCGCCGGCACCGCCCGGGTCGGTGCGGGCGACCACCCGGGTGGTCGCCCCCGCCGGGCTGGTCTGTGAGGTGGCGATGACGGGGACCTCCATCAGCGAGGTCTCCCCACCCGAGGCGAGGGCGGCGGCGGCCGACCCGGCCGCTGCGGCGCTGACCGGTCGGCCCGCCCGCACGGCGATCAGGTCGGTGCGGAACTCGGTGGCGCTCTGGTAGCGCCGCTCGCGGTCCTTGACCAGGGCGTGCAGCGTCACCGTGTCGTAGGCCGCGGGCACGCCGGCCACGTGGATCGACGGCGGCTGGGCCGGCTCGCGCACGTGCTGGTAGGCCACCGACACCGGTGAGTCACCGAGGAAGGGGGGCCGCCCCGCGACCAGCTCGTAGAGCAGGCAGCCGGTGGAGTAGAGATCGGTGCGGGCGTCGACCGGCTGGCCCTGCGCCTGCTCGGGAGAGAGATACTGCGCGGTGCCGATGACCGCCTGCGTCTGGGTCATCGTGGCCTGGCTGTCGGCGACCGCCCGGGCGATGCCGTAGTCCATGACCTTGACCTGGCCTGCCCTGGTCACCATCACGTTGGCCGGCTTGATGTCGCGGTGCACGATGCCCATGCGGTGGCTGTAGTCGAGCGCCGACAGCACCCCCTCGACCAGGCTCCCGGCGTCGCGGGCCGGTAGCGGGCCGTCTCGCTCGAGCCGCTCGCGCAGCGTCTCGCCGTCGACGACCTCCATGACGATGTAGGGCAGCGGCACCCCGTCGTTGCCCTGCTCGGCCGACCCGACGTCCTCGCCGGAGTCGAAGATCGCCACGATCGAGGGGTGGTTGAGCCCTGCGGCTGACTGCGCCTCGCGTCGGAAGCGGGCCAGGAAGGTGGGGTCGCGCGCCAGGTCGGTGCGCAGGATCTTGATCGCCACGGGCCGCTCGAGCCGGGTGTCGACCCCCCGGTGGACGTCGGCCATCCCGCCGCGACCGATGAGCTCACCCACCTCGTAGCGGTTGCCGAGCAGGCGGGGCGCCGTCACCGGTCCCACCGTCCTCTCCCCCGAGACACCACGCTCATCCTGCTGCCGGCCCCCCCGGGTTGGGGGTCACGTCGGCGGCCTTGGCCC
Proteins encoded in this region:
- a CDS encoding aminodeoxychorismate/anthranilate synthase component II; protein product: MTRILVVDNYDSFVFTIVGYLQQLGAECDVVRNDACSPADGADYDGVLVSPGPGTPEEAGVSMAMIEACAGRAQPMLGVCLGHQALGVVMGATVGRAPELLHGKTSKVHHDGTGVLEGLASPFTATRYHSLTIDPPTLPATLLANGHTDSGLIMAVRHETLPLHGVQFHPESVLTVGGHRLLAGWLAMCGSDEAVGRSVGLSPLVHDAEAVARLVAG
- a CDS encoding peptidylprolyl isomerase; translation: MKATLHTNHGDINVVLFPNEAPTTVATFVGLATGEKDYKDDAGRTNPTPFFDGLIFHRIIEGFMIQGGDPLGRGTGGPGFAFDDEPHPDKTFTVPYLLAMANAGKRGGKGTNGSQFFITTSTPTHLQGKHTIFGEVADAESRAVVDAIGQVPTDRSDKPLDDVVIERVTVEKD
- the pknB gene encoding Stk1 family PASTA domain-containing Ser/Thr kinase, yielding MTAPRLLGNRYEVGELIGRGGMADVHRGVDTRLERPVAIKILRTDLARDPTFLARFRREAQSAAGLNHPSIVAIFDSGEDVGSAEQGNDGVPLPYIVMEVVDGETLRERLERDGPLPARDAGSLVEGVLSALDYSHRMGIVHRDIKPANVMVTRAGQVKVMDYGIARAVADSQATMTQTQAVIGTAQYLSPEQAQGQPVDARTDLYSTGCLLYELVAGRPPFLGDSPVSVAYQHVREPAQPPSIHVAGVPAAYDTVTLHALVKDRERRYQSATEFRTDLIAVRAGRPVSAAAAGSAAAALASGGETSLMEVPVIATSQTSPAGATTRVVARTDPGGAGGLGADTAQGPADPRSLDTSGLPTVGRELPPGPRRRRGGVALVLTVVGVVALLLSLLAVRALIQQNATPDQVAVPTVTGQSLAAAQSLLVARNLTPEVNNVTNETVASGQVIGSSPAAGTKVEVGSPVRLDVSTGPGQASVPDVAGKTQEEATAALQTAGLRVTTVRPVDLPDQAKGKVVATEPSVGTVVSRTQGITLDIATGKVVVPDLAGKHFSVAQATLSGFGLVMTITAAESDQLEGTVLSQTPPSGSVVDTGTKVALTVAKRRAPTPSTTTVTVTPTTPPRTATPTTTPPTTTRTKKPKP
- a CDS encoding rhomboid family intramembrane serine protease; amino-acid sequence: MSQPPSPEQTTIPTSVCPRHPDREAYVRCQRCGRPACPECQRPAAVGIQCVDCVREAARATPTVATVFGGRAGSNPGVVTKAIIGICVAVYVFQLTVPSVTNDFAFVPRRAASEPWRFVTSAFLHSPTSFLHIAFNMLLLWQVGPYLEGLLGRARFIALYLLSAVGGSAGYLLLAFVPTADGLPWWAASWWGGAVGASGAVFGLFAALLVLNRHLGRSTAGIGFTIVANGVLGFVVPGIAWQAHLGGLLTGAALAAAVTALRSPARRRLQWPAFAVVAVVLVVLSVVKIASVPAIPS
- a CDS encoding cell division protein CrgA, whose product is MPESKGRAKPSSPAPTRATKAPAPNPDWWVPVMVTLLLLGLAWIVTFYISQGAWPVAKFGYYNLVAGFALLIGGFSMAMRWR
- a CDS encoding DUF881 domain-containing protein — its product is MGSSPSIRLPRRTGWALVVPLVALAAGLLFATSFQTAQGTDLRSAGRNLPDLVRSGNRAVELKEATSAQLQAQVDQLTRAASPGSAQVRQLTLAADAAGSRAGTQPVHGPALTVSLDDAHRRADTLPKPYGPDDIVVHQQDVQGVVNALWRGGAEAMTIQGQRVVATSAVRCVGNTLILQGRVYSPPYVVAAIGPLDGMRAALGDDPQVQILREWVAAVGLGYVVTDQQDATFPAYSGLVQQQRARVTSSP